One stretch of Chroococcidiopsis sp. CCMEE 29 DNA includes these proteins:
- a CDS encoding PIN domain-containing protein, translated as MILVDTSPLVAFIDAGQGESHDRSVELYRNIREPLLTTWSCFTEAMYFLYQRQGWPGQKMLWSFIQREALFLHASSVTEQRRLCELMEQYQDVPMDLADASLVAAAEILGMRRIFTLDSDFYVYRLHGTEAFEVIR; from the coding sequence ATGATTCTGGTCGATACGTCTCCCCTTGTTGCATTCATTGATGCGGGACAGGGAGAATCGCATGACCGCAGTGTTGAGCTATACCGGAACATCAGGGAGCCGCTTCTAACAACCTGGTCTTGTTTTACCGAGGCGATGTACTTTCTTTATCAGCGCCAGGGGTGGCCAGGTCAGAAAATGTTATGGTCATTCATTCAGCGTGAAGCCCTTTTCCTGCACGCTAGCAGCGTTACGGAGCAACGGCGGCTCTGCGAGCTAATGGAGCAGTATCAGGACGTACCGATGGATTTAGCCGATGCCTCCCTTGTCGCCGCTGCCGAAATCCTAGGAATGAGACGCATCTTTACACTCGACAGTGACTTCTACGTCTACCGCTTGCATGGAACAGAAGCGTTTGAAGTGATTCGTTAG
- a CDS encoding IS1 family transposase — translation MKLEEVEVDIVRAEVTEELEKPGIAESELDEMWSFVSKKSNPRWLWHAIDRRTGQVLAYAFGRRQDEVFLQLKKLLNPFGIRRYCTDGWGAYQRHLPQAVHEVGKRKTQKIERKHLRLRTRIKRLARRTICFSKSELMHEGVIGLFINRYEFGLPI, via the coding sequence TTGAAACTAGAGGAAGTGGAGGTTGATATTGTACGAGCTGAGGTAACTGAGGAGCTTGAGAAGCCTGGAATTGCAGAATCTGAGCTAGACGAGATGTGGAGTTTTGTAAGCAAGAAAAGTAATCCAAGATGGCTCTGGCATGCAATTGACCGCCGTACTGGTCAAGTGTTAGCCTATGCATTTGGTAGGCGTCAGGATGAAGTCTTTCTGCAACTCAAAAAGTTACTGAACCCCTTTGGTATTAGAAGATATTGTACAGATGGTTGGGGAGCTTATCAACGACATTTACCCCAAGCAGTACATGAAGTTGGTAAGCGAAAAACTCAAAAAATCGAGCGAAAGCACCTGAGGCTGAGGACGCGAATTAAGCGACTAGCTCGTAGGACAATTTGCTTTTCCAAGTCGGAGCTGATGCACGAAGGGGTCATTGGGTTATTCATCAACCGCTATGAGTTCGGTCTACCAATTTAA
- a CDS encoding IS1-like element transposase: MGVLIAVRCPHCQSADVIKNGKSSTGQQRFRCLNWECPYQTFGLDSAYPGRKREVKQQIVEMTLNGSGVRDIARVLHVSPATVIQVLKKTRASGDSKSQAPTAVETRGSGG; the protein is encoded by the coding sequence ATGGGTGTATTGATTGCAGTACGTTGTCCTCATTGTCAAAGTGCCGATGTAATTAAGAATGGGAAATCCTCCACTGGTCAACAGCGGTTTCGCTGTCTGAACTGGGAGTGTCCCTACCAAACTTTCGGTCTGGACTCGGCTTATCCAGGACGGAAACGAGAAGTCAAACAGCAAATAGTGGAGATGACGCTCAATGGCAGTGGAGTGCGAGATATTGCACGTGTTTTGCACGTTAGCCCCGCTACTGTGATTCAGGTATTAAAAAAAACTCGTGCATCTGGAGACAGTAAATCGCAGGCTCCTACAGCAGTTGAAACTAGAGGAAGTGGAGGTTGA
- a CDS encoding site-specific integrase: MTELNQHPQLQELSELVLVTPPPLTAHPVAVYLAQLSPASRQAMRHYLDKIASILTSGRCDADTLNWAALRYQQTAALRAILVEQFSPHTANLMLCALRRVLKEALRLDLLDAKDYARAVDVASIKVTKKLRGRVLTGVEITALMNVCQADLTPSGARDAALIAILRGSGLRRREVVNLDLCDFNPSTGALEVRSGKGGKDRTVYLPTGAIGVVSDWLVVCSNALGPLLCPVSKGKRVMRRRMTSQAVLFVLQKRAKEAGVAAFSAHDFRRTFISELLDAGVDIVTVQRLAGHADPATTSRYDRRGEAAKRKAVEVLHIPYVPRRHL, from the coding sequence ATGACCGAGTTAAACCAGCACCCACAATTACAAGAATTGTCGGAGTTGGTTCTGGTCACGCCTCCACCGCTGACTGCTCACCCGGTGGCTGTTTATCTCGCCCAACTAAGTCCAGCTTCCCGGCAGGCAATGCGCCATTATTTGGATAAAATCGCTTCAATCCTGACATCTGGGCGCTGTGATGCTGATACTCTCAATTGGGCGGCACTACGCTACCAGCAGACTGCGGCACTCAGAGCTATATTGGTGGAGCAGTTTTCCCCGCATACGGCTAATTTGATGCTGTGTGCCTTAAGGAGAGTGTTAAAAGAAGCTTTAAGGCTAGATTTGCTCGATGCTAAGGATTATGCGCGTGCTGTGGATGTAGCCAGCATTAAGGTGACAAAGAAATTGCGGGGTCGAGTGCTAACTGGGGTAGAGATTACGGCGCTAATGAATGTGTGCCAAGCTGATTTGACTCCATCTGGTGCCAGAGATGCTGCACTAATAGCAATCCTGCGTGGCTCTGGGTTGCGACGGCGAGAGGTGGTGAATCTGGATTTATGCGACTTCAACCCTAGCACTGGTGCGCTGGAGGTTAGGAGTGGTAAGGGTGGCAAAGACCGGACGGTGTACCTACCAACTGGTGCAATTGGAGTGGTGTCGGATTGGTTGGTGGTGTGCTCTAACGCACTAGGACCGTTACTATGTCCTGTGAGTAAAGGTAAGCGCGTGATGCGGCGACGCATGACATCTCAGGCAGTGCTGTTCGTGCTGCAAAAACGAGCTAAGGAAGCAGGAGTAGCGGCTTTCTCCGCCCACGACTTTCGGCGCACGTTCATTTCCGAGCTGTTGGATGCTGGGGTGGATATTGTTACAGTCCAACGCCTTGCCGGACACGCTGACCCAGCTACAACTTCGCGCTATGACAGAAGGGGAGAGGCGGCTAAGCGCAAAGCGGTCGAGGTACTGCACATTCCCTATGTTCCGCGTCGGCATCTTTAA